TTTCAATAGAGAACAATGGTAAAACTTCTGGATACTTAATGATAGTTGATGATGGTATGAAATTTCAGATGCCAGACCATTTCATTGAGCATGAAAAAGAAACTTCACTGTGAAGGAGAAACAATTCATGATTAAGGAACAAACAAGTAAATTCAGTTAAGTAGTTTATGAGGCTACAATATTTATACCTGACATTGTATTGCCTTCTGAAGAGGTTCTGGGGTTACAAAGAGGCAGTTGGCATAATTGTCCTTGGCAACACGGTTGTTCTTTGGCGGGCGGAGGTATGTCTTCTTGCCATCTAGCAGCTGTTGCCAATTCTGGCGCAGTGAAAAAACTGCTGTGTGGTGAGCGGCTCACAACTTTGCCGGCCAATATAACCAGGAGGATTTTGTGGATCACTCGAGTCCATGCAAAGAACTTGAGGATCACTCGTGTACAGAGAACCCCATCCACTTCTTCTTTCAAGTACCTCCAGCTCATCGTCTTTGAAGCCCTCATAATCCTGGTGAGATACAAGCATCAGGTAATTCATGTTTTCCAAATGGAAGCAGTCGAGCAGGGAGAACACAATGACATAATCCCAGTAAATTCACCTATTTTATTATACTACTAGTCAAATGACGGACACATAATCTAAAAAAAACTTCCCAAATCTTGAATTTATACAGCGACAATTAGAAGTAATAATAACCCAAATCTTGAATTTGTAATGATAATTactaattaataaaaaaaagtcTATCATTTTAAACAGTTCTATTGAGAAACAACATACTGAATATCAAAAAAGCCTGTGTTGTACATTATCCATTACGTATACTTCCCTCTCTTTGTTGCTTGCCATGGCCGCTACTCTTCCTTGATAATTAACCAAAAAAAAGCTGCCTACTTAGCATAACAACAAACTAAATGGACATGTCATTCACAAGGTAATAGAAGATCAGTGACTGAATATTCCATGCAACTGCGTGTACATTTTGCTTGTCCTGGATGTTGACCGGATGCCTCTGTCAGATAGTCATCTGATGCTGTTCAATTGATGGGTTCAGTTAGGTAGGTGCGaggtccatgtccatctcctaTGGGCTATGGCGATCGATCGAGAGCTCTCCAACCAATTTATCAAACCCTATCTCGCTGCTCCGTTATGACCAGACCAGCAGCTGGCTGATGACTGGCTGGCCTCAGCCTCACCCTCACTTATCTGATCTCGTCCACAACCACAAGCAAATTAAGCAAAAAGCAGGCCATGGCAAAGTCAGAAAAGGCACACATTTGCAGATTGCGATCTGCATGCAAAACCTTTCCTTTGCACCGTACCCATTGCAGAGCTGGGTACAAGTAGAACCCAAATCTAATACATATGATGATATATACCAGCAATAGTACAAGTAGAACCCTAGACATTATCGTTACCCAGTTTTTAGAGATTGGCAGTCAGCAACCGTGAGGGGAAATGCAATAAGGACGCGGGGCGGTCACGGCACTAACCTCTCGCAGCTGCTCGTCGGTGAGCGCGTCCTCGAAggcctcctcctcttcttctgcTGCCCTCGACGCCTCCccaccagcggcggcggcggcggccgcctccTCGGGCGCCGCAGAAGACGAGGGACGCGCCGCCTCCCCGGATCAAGCGgcgggcggaggaggaggcgaagacgaggacgaggcacGAGCGGATCGAGGGCGGCCGGGGCCGGAGCGGCCAGGGCACGAGCGGATCGAGGGCGGCCGGGGCCGGAGCGGCCGGGGCAGGGGCGGCCGGGCGGTCGACGGCGGGGTGGAGGGTGCAGGGGAGGCGGGGGCGCAGGGCGCAGGGGGTGCGGCGGGGCTGCGAGCGGTGTGCCGACGGCGgcagtgcggcggcggcggcactgcGTGCGTCCGCTCGAGTGCAGCTGCTGCGTGCGTCGCTCGGGTGGAGCTGCTGGTtgcgtttttcttttttttttcaagataacGTTTTGGCATATTAGTGGTTAGGTTTTAGGTCTAAGTCCTTAGgttaggcagtcggcaaaggcgcGGTATATTTTATTTACAAAtactctttgccgactgcctggaTCGagtgcagtcggcaaagaatgtTTGGTTTTTGTCCAACTGATGTGTAACTGCTCCaaacttttttaaattttttctatagagtccacatgtgataacatgatACCTCAAAAAATTTagtgattttttgactttttttgctatatttcattaattaattactttaaattgatttttccactcaataatcctactatgaactataggtgcatgaaatagtaaaacttagccatttgaaaaataatattcatgttGAATAATGTATTTTTAGACCATATCCAAAAATTAACCTAAAATTTTGAAGTCCTTGTCCACGGAACATGATCATCCAAGTGCGGTAcaagtgatttttaattatataaaaactCAATCGAAATTagaaaattacgaaacttgttgaggtgtcatgttatcacatggggagcctatgataaaaatttgaaaaatttttggagcaAATTGTGATGTCAGATGTACAAAACCCAAACACTTCAACATATGATCACATGTGATCATATTGGAAATGTTTGGTTTTTGTTCATCTGATACTATAACTTActccaaactttctcaaattttttctaTAGGGTCCACATATGATAATATTAAACCTCAAaaagttttgtgattttttgactttttttgctatatttcattaattaatttctttaaattATTTTTTCCGCTACATAATCCTACTATGAACTATAGGTGCATGAAATAGTAAAACTTAGCCAtttgaaaaatgatattcatgttgaataatgtatttttagaccatatccaaaaactaacccaaaattttgaagtccttgtccacgaaacatgatcatccaagtgtggtagaagtgtcttttaattatataaaactcaaacgaaatcagaaaattacgaaacttgttgaggtgtcatgttatcatatgaggagcctatgataaaaatttgaaaaaaaattggaGCAAGTTATGATGTCAGATGTACAAAACCCAAACACTTGCGCATGTGATCACATGCGATCATATTGGAAATGTGTGGGTTTTGTTCATCTGATACTGCAACTTCctccaaactttctcaaatttttttatagcttccacatgtgataacatgacacttggtcaagtttcgtaattttctgactttgtttgaattttatataattaaaaatcacctCTAACACACCTGGATGGTCATGTCCCGTGGATAAAGacatcaaaattttgggtgagtTTCGGGAAATGACCTTAAAATAGACTCtccaacatgaatatcatttttcgaatGGCTAAGTTTCATTATTTGATGCATCTGCAGTTCAAAGTAGGATTCTGCGGTGGAAAATACAATTAAAAGAAATTAATTtacaaaatatagcaaaaagggTCACAAAATCAAGAAAGTTTATAAGGTTCACTCTtattgcatgtggaggctatgaAAAAAGTTGGAGGAAGTTTGGAGCAAGTGACGACATCGAATGTCTAAAACctaaattcaaatttcaaaaataaaaatttttatctttgccgactgcctaacagcttggcaggtggcaaagggaaCGGAGATGGATGCCGTTAGCTGCCAGCCACCTTTGCCACCAGcttttctttgccacctgccaggcagccacctttgccaccagcctttctttgccacctgccaggcagtcggcaaatgatgtctttgccgactgcctttatTTGCCGCCTGCCAGGATAGTTGGGTAGTCGGCAAAGAgaatctttgccgactgccttttctttggcaggtggcaaaggattttagcagtcggcaaagcccaGTTTCCTGTAGTGCAAAGCCTACAAGTCCATTTCGTCTTcaatagttgttgtgcacatggCCTCCTGTTGCCTTCCACCTCCAACTAGTCCAGCTACCCTAGTGGCACCTCCTTCCCCAATCTCATATCTATGGCCATGCATGGTTATGATTCAAATACTGCACATAGTCTTCCTCCAATAGAACTCATAAATTTTTTGTCTTTACCTTTACACCTCTATGAGAAAATGGAAAGCGACAATCAAACCATAGACCAAATTGAACAGGAAATCATCAAACGAAACCTAACCTATTGATTGGGGCAAGTGAAGAACACCTTGTCAAGTTCTCCAATTTATATGATGTCAGCTCCAGATGTGAAAACATATTTGATAGTAATAAGGGCTCAACTCGTACCTTAGCGGATGATGGTGTTCAACAATAGTGAATTAAATGGTGCAATGGGTAGGGGTTGTCGAGGCTAGTGGTAGTGATGGCAATGGGAGAGAGAATTGATTCATTCCTATATGGTTCATATTTATAAATTTAATGTTGTGGTGGACTATGTGATGTGATGAGCAATGCCATTTGAATTTGAATTAATATATTTGAATTTATGGACACTGATTTGTATAAAGTAGTAACAATATTGTTCAAATTTTTATCCAGTGAAATACATAGAATACCCATATAGATTGTGGGCAAAGGTAAAATACGAAATTAGGAATCTGATTTAGGGCTATTGCTAGAGTTGAGCTTCCCTCATATCTCAACTAGAAACCATTAGTTTTAGGGGCAATTGCTCTTCAAATCCCGTCAGCATGGTTTGAATGAGCAATCGCTTGAAATCGCATCGACAATGCTAGAGCGGGCAAACGACAAAAGGTGTCGTGACTCTAACCTGGTTCTATCGTAGATGCAGCACAACACTTGCTCTAGTTTGGTCCTCCCTTCATTGTAATATATCAAAAATCACTTTTTATTCAAGTTTTATGATATAAGGGGTGCTCTCCCTAGAGACACGTACATCGATGCAGTACTAGAATTAAGAGAGAGAATTAAATGTGTTCGTCTTTGAATCAGAAGTGGTTATATCTTAGAGCAAGCACAGTAAAAGTTGTAGTAGGTGGGTTGTAGGTGGAGAGAGAGGGAAGGAGAGAGATTTACAATCGACGTGGACACAATAACCAAAAAACATTGTGAGATAAGCTTGTTCGTTTGTCTGAAAAGTCATAGCTGAAAGTACTGAAAATACTGTTGGCTGGTAGAAAAAATAtagcttataagacaagcgataCTAATAATGAAGATGTAACTACAATATAAGTGAGCTGAGAGATAGACTGCAACGATTTATACAGACAGTTGCCGACTGTTGCTCTTAAATACTACTTTCTTGGGAGTCCAGATCGGTTTATAAGGCATAGTTTGACATGATGTGGTCTTCTAAATTATACTTTAATTATTTGTTTATGTTatgttatattatattattatgATTATAAAGTTATTACAGTTGGATAGTATGTTTGATTGTAAATCTAATAGtataaaatttgttttataataattaaaaaagtTGGTTAAATTACTGGACAAAGTATATGAAGTTTGACAGCTGACCTACACGAAATGAAATGACTTATAAACAGGATCGGAGGTAGTAGAATAAGACTGTGTGCAATCATAGCCGGTTGTTGCTCTTATACTAGGACCAAGGGAGTAAAAGACTAAGACTCCGTGCAATCATGTGTCTCACAGTCACACTCACGCTCACAAGACGGGCACGGATTAAATGGCATGGAGCTTGCTTCATCACACACACTCGTCCAGTCTTGGCTCCCCTCGGCGATCGGCTTGCCGGCTCTGGGCCTCTGGCCATGGATCCAGACAACGAGGTGGACTACGACATGTCGCCGTACCTCATCCGCTACAAGAGCGGCCGCGTGCACCACCTCATGGGCACAGGCAGGGTCGACGCCGGCACGGACGCCGCCACCGGCGTCACCTCCAGGGACGTTGTTATCGACGTCGGCACTGGCCTCGCCGCGCGTCTCCACATTCCCAGCGACGTCCTCGGTACATCCACGAAGCTGCCCGTCCTCGTCTACTTCCACGGCGGCGCCTTTGCCGTGAACTCGGCCTTCTCCACGCAGTACTTCCGCTTCCTGAACGCGCTCGTGTCAGCGGCCCGCGCCGTGGCCGTGTCCGTCGACTTCCGCCTCGCGCCCGAGCACCCGCTGCCCGCCGCCTACGACGACGCCTGGGCCGCGCTCGGCTGGGCCGTGGCGACCGCCAGCTGCGCCcgagcgtcgtccgagcaggaGCCGTGGGCGTGGCTGGCCGAGCACGGCGATCCCGCGCGCCTCTTCGTCGCGGGCGACAGCACCGGCGGCAACATCGCGCACAACGTGGCGATGAGGgcaggcaggaggagcggtctgCCCGGCGGCGAGCGGATCGAAGGGATGGTGCTCCTGCACCCGTACTTCTGCGGCAAGGAGCTCGTGGCGCCGTCCGAGGGCGCggagccccgccgccgccggtcgtTGGAGACGGAGGAGCGGTGGTGGGCGTTCGTGTGCGCGGAGAGATACGGGATCGACCACCCGTTCATCAATCCGGTGGCGATGCCAGCGACGGAGTGGGTGTCGCTCGGCTGCCGGCGAGCCATGGTGACCGTGGCCGAGCTGGACAGGATGCGGGACAGAGGCCGGAGGTACGTGGAGGCACTGAGAGCCAGCACGTGGGCAGGAGACGAGGCCGTGCTGTACGAGGATCAAGGCGAGAGGCACGTCTTCTTCCTCAGTAGTTCCGACGATAGCGGCAAGACGAAGCAGATGATAGCAGCCATTGCGTCCTTCATGGCGTCGTCAAATGCCCAAGCTCTGTTATTAGGTCCATCGTCCGAGCGATCTTTGGGTTGTGATGCTAAGCTTTAGATCCTCAAATCCTCGTGAATACAGAATTGAATGATCTAGGAGGATAACCCCGTTGCTACGGGGAGTTTTTCTtaaataaagttgctgcatcttGTATGTGAAGAGATTGAAAGTTTTTTTTAATGAAAACAGGAGGGAGCCCCTACTGCAATTAattaaaaagaaacaaaataacAGGTTCAGGTACAGATAAAAAGAGATACAGAAAGGAAAGAAAACACAGGTAGAGGAGGAGCAAGAGATTGAAAGTTATTGGTGGAAATGACGTAAATAGTTTGCAGGTTTATATGGTAAGCAGCGAAGTATGATACTCAGGccagtactgtagcactttcgtttgtttgtgacaaatattatccaattatggattaactaggatcaaaagattcgtctcacgatttccagctaaactgtgtaattagtttttgctttcgtctatatttaatgtttcatgcatgtgccgcaagattcgatgtgacggaaaatcttcaaaactttttggttttcagggtgaactaaacaagacctcaggGCCATTCAGGGCTCTAGCCAAAAAGTTGGAGGCCATGTGGTATTCATTAAACCTAGCATTGTGTATCCATATAAAAGTTCATCTCTAATTTAAAGTCAATAATAATTTCTTAGTCCTTTCTTTTCTAGATAGACCGTTGGCTCCGTCTTTTCGCCATCATTCCTAAAAGGAGGATCAAACAATGAACCGTCCATGATGCCCTCACCAACCAGTCTTAGATTTTTGACATAAAAGGGGCAATCACGGTAGTtgtaattattgattatctctACCTATGGGATGTCCTATCTGATTACTTTTTGCAACTAGAAGTTGAAGATAATACTTGGCGGTTTTTATCAGATTGGCAATATTCGGCTAAGATTGCATAGAAGGGATTTTTTGTGAGGACTACATCTTTTGAGCCTTGTGAGAGAATTTGGAAGACTTGAGCACCGGCCAAATGCCACTTCTTTTTTTGACAATTTGATTGGTAGCTCACAACCGATGTTGACTGCGGATCGCCTTGCACGCCATGGACTCTCTTACCTTGAGTGCTATCCTTTGTGTGACTAGGCTACAAAAGATATTGATCACCTTTTAGTCCATTGTGTACTTGCAAGAGAGTTTTAGTTCTGTTTCTTTTTTTGGATTGGACTCCAAGCCTTTCCCCCACAATCGATAGAAACATCTTCCATTTTTGGTGGGAGAAAGTGAGCAATGCTGCTAGTAATATGTTAAGGAAGGGAATCAACTCTCTCATAATCCTTGGAGCTTGGATCTTATGGACACGTCACAATAAATGGTCTTTGATGGAGTAGCTCCAAATGTTGTAGGCACACTTACTGTAGTTGAAGACGAAAGAAGGTCGTGGTCTTCGGTGGGGCTCGAGGATTATCCAACTTGAATGCCCTCGCTCCGAGGGCCATGGCCACCGGTAGCCCAATGATGAACCAGTGGCTAGAACCTCACGCGAGGAAGAACGCGAGAAAAACAATGATTGCGGACTACATTACACCGGATTCGCTTCTCCCCGTTGTGGATCTAGCCCACCACGACAAAGAGGGGAGCAACCAATATAAGCGGTTGTTTCCTTGCCACTCTTTGCAATCATGGCCGCACGGGGCTCTGGCGGCACAGTTAGGTAGAAGCAAAGCAAGAGGAGTGAGGGAGGATTATGTGAGAGGGGTTGGGCTCGACACCATGTCATCCAGGAGGAACACGGTCTGACCTCTTGGTTACTGTTTTGCTCTTTCGATCATAGTCCTAATTTTTAGTAGCTAATACTCTCTCTATTTCTAAATATTTGTTGCCACGATTTGCGTGCCGATAACTTTGACTCGATTTCTAAAAAATGCATACAATATTTttatcttcaaataaatttattaaaaaactagattcaaatatccatcc
This window of the Sorghum bicolor cultivar BTx623 chromosome 7, Sorghum_bicolor_NCBIv3, whole genome shotgun sequence genome carries:
- the LOC8083546 gene encoding 2-hydroxyisoflavanone dehydratase, with the protein product MDPDNEVDYDMSPYLIRYKSGRVHHLMGTGRVDAGTDAATGVTSRDVVIDVGTGLAARLHIPSDVLGTSTKLPVLVYFHGGAFAVNSAFSTQYFRFLNALVSAARAVAVSVDFRLAPEHPLPAAYDDAWAALGWAVATASCARASSEQEPWAWLAEHGDPARLFVAGDSTGGNIAHNVAMRAGRRSGLPGGERIEGMVLLHPYFCGKELVAPSEGAEPRRRRSLETEERWWAFVCAERYGIDHPFINPVAMPATEWVSLGCRRAMVTVAELDRMRDRGRRYVEALRASTWAGDEAVLYEDQGERHVFFLSSSDDSGKTKQMIAAIASFMASSNAQALLLGPSSERSLGCDAKL